A single genomic interval of Lathyrus oleraceus cultivar Zhongwan6 chromosome 7, CAAS_Psat_ZW6_1.0, whole genome shotgun sequence harbors:
- the LOC127107425 gene encoding lignin-forming anionic peroxidase, producing MAYRIVVTILVLLATICDAQLSSTFYDTTCPDALTTIRTAIRTAVSKERRMAASLIRLHFHDCFVQGCDASILLDDSTTIESEKTALPNLNSARGFQVIDNAKSQVEKVCPGVVSCADIVAVAARDASFAVGGPSWTVKLGRRDSTTASKSLANTDLPFFTDDLQTLISKFTIKGLTAKDMVALSGAHTIGQAQCFTFRDRIYNNASDIDAGFATTRQRGCPSSSSTSNNQKLAALDLVTPNSFDNNYFKNLIQKKGLLQSDQVLFSGGSTDSIVSQYSQNPTAFKSDFAASMINMGDIQPLTGSAGIIRRICSAAN from the exons ATGGCTTATAGAATTGTTGTTACAATATTGGTGCTGCTAGCCACAATATGTGATGCACAGTTGTCTTCTACATTTTACGACACTACATGCCCCGATGCACTAACCACCATTAGAACTGCCATTCGTACAGCTGTCTCTAAAGAGCGTCGCATGGCTGCATCTCTCATTCGCCTTCATTTTCATGACTGCTTTGTGCAGGGCTGTGATGCATCCATTTTGCTAGATGACAGTACCACAATCGAGAGCGAAAAGACTGCACTTCCAAATCTTAACTCAGCAAGAGGATTTCAAGTCATTGATAATGCAAAATCACAGGTAGAGAAAGTATGTCCCGGAGTTGTGTCTTGTGCAGACATAGTAGCTGTAGCCGCACGTGATGCATCATTCGCT GTAGGTGGTCCATCATGGACAGTGAAACTTGGAAGAAGAGATTCTACTACGGCAAGCAAAAGTTTGGCCAATACGGACCTTCCATTCTTTACCGACGATCTTCAAACTCTTATATCTAAATTTACTATTAAAGGTCTCACTGCCAAAGACATGGTTGCTCTATCTG GTGCCCACACAATCGGACAAGCTCAATGCTTTACATTTCGTGATAGGATATACAACAATGCAAGTGACATAGATGCTGGATTCGCTACCACTCGCCAACGTGGTTGTCCATCTTCCAGTTCCACTTCAAACAATCAGAAGTTGGCAGCACTCGACTTGGTCACACCAAATTCTTTTGACAACAACTACTTTAAGAATTTAATTCAAAAGAAGGGTCTTCTACAATCAGACCAAGTTCTTTTCAGCGGTGGATCTACGGATTCTATCGTTTCTCAATACAGCCAAAATCCTACCGCTTTTAAATCTGATTTTGCAGCTTCTATGATAAACATGGGAGATATTCAACCATTAACAGGATCCGCCGGAATCATTAGACGTATCTGCAGTGCTGCCAACTAA